The following are encoded in a window of Pangasianodon hypophthalmus isolate fPanHyp1 chromosome 14, fPanHyp1.pri, whole genome shotgun sequence genomic DNA:
- the si:ch73-14h1.2 gene encoding putative ferric-chelate reductase 1, translated as MHLLFFVLLEMYTLSSVHAYPNGDIAPVCDSMMPTHTPFMPQNITEPYRVRVDRRTCRPGDMIRVTLESVDSTEFEGFMLQARPSSGNSAVGYFMPGNASLVRLHNCFNTEKSAISHSGANELTRIEVMWVAPLTAAPEDITFCATFVKNYIEFWTMVSSHTILLSSCPAPAVNCLMMPFCILIALGLYSSSSLTLL; from the exons ATGCACCTCTTGTTCTTTGTGCTGTTAGAGATGTACACATTGAGCTCTGTGCATGCCTACCCCAACGGAGATATAGCACCAGTGTGTGACAGTATGATGCCGACTCACACCCCCTTTATGCCTCAGAACATCACAGAGCCGTACAGAGTCAGAGTGGACCGCAGGACATGCAGACCTGGAGACATGATCAGAG TGACTCTGGAGTCAGTGGACAGCACAGAATTCGAGGGCTTCATGCTGCAAGCTCGGCCATCATCAGGCAATAGCGCTGTGGGTTATTTCATGCCGGGAAACGCCAGTCTGGTCCGACTGCACAACTGTTTCAACACTGAA AAGTCGGCCATCAGCCACTCTGGAGCAAATGAACTAACTCGGATTGAGGTCATGTGGGTCGCACCGCTTACAGCTGCTCCGGAAGATATTACGTTCTG TGCAACCTTCGTGAAGAACTACATCGAGTTCTGGACCATGGTGAGCAGCCACACTATCCTGCTGTCCAGCTGTCCTGCTCCAGCTGTGAACTGTCTG ATGATGCCTTTCTGCATCCTGATTGCACTTGGACTCTACAGCTCTTCATCTTTAACTCTACTCTGA